One genomic window of Nakamurella panacisegetis includes the following:
- a CDS encoding aspartate/glutamate racemase family protein → MLIKIINPNTTWAMTRRIGDCARAVAAAGTEISAVSPSMGPASIESHYDEALSVPGLLEEVERGEGEGADGYVIACFGDPGLDAARELASGPVVGIAEAAMHAASFLGRGFSVVTTLGRTRGRAWDLAAHYGFADRCRGVRACEVPVLELDEPGSGARELITAECRAALVEDQADVIVLGCAGMADLAAEISSVLGVPVIDGVAAATKMAESLVALGLRTSTWGEFAPPPAKQYVGLLSEFAVL, encoded by the coding sequence ATGCTGATCAAGATCATCAATCCGAACACCACGTGGGCCATGACCCGGCGGATCGGCGACTGCGCCCGCGCGGTGGCCGCGGCAGGCACCGAGATCAGCGCCGTCAGTCCGTCGATGGGCCCGGCGTCGATCGAGAGTCACTACGACGAGGCACTGTCGGTGCCCGGCCTGCTCGAGGAGGTCGAGCGAGGTGAGGGTGAGGGCGCGGACGGCTACGTGATCGCCTGCTTCGGCGATCCCGGACTGGACGCGGCCCGGGAGCTGGCGTCCGGGCCGGTCGTCGGCATCGCCGAAGCGGCCATGCACGCGGCCAGCTTCCTCGGCCGCGGCTTCAGCGTGGTGACGACGCTCGGCCGGACCCGGGGTCGGGCCTGGGACCTGGCCGCGCACTACGGATTCGCTGACCGCTGCCGCGGTGTACGGGCCTGCGAGGTCCCGGTGCTCGAGCTGGACGAGCCTGGATCGGGTGCCCGCGAACTCATCACCGCCGAGTGCCGGGCGGCGCTGGTCGAGGACCAGGCGGACGTCATCGTCCTCGGGTGCGCCGGCATGGCCGACTTGGCCGCCGAGATCAGTTCCGTGCTCGGCGTCCCGGTGATCGACGGGGTGGCCGCCGCCACCAAGATGGCCGAATCGCTGGTCGCGCTCGGCCTGCGGACGAGCACCTGGGGCGAGTTCGCGCCGCCGCCGGCCAAGCAGTACGTCGGCCTGCTGAGCGAGTTCGCGGTCCTCTGA
- a CDS encoding NCS1 family nucleobase:cation symporter-1, whose product MTDTSTRTATTAEVAEVPAPHHPTGGHAEPSELGGLIKPGYDPRLTNEDLAPLKQQTWKSYAFFAFWMSDVHSVGGYVTAGSLFALGLAAWQVLIALLVGIVIVYFLCNLVAKPSHATGTPYPVASRIPFGVLGANVPAIIRGLIAVAWYGIQTYLASNSIVLLAVKIWPGVAPWADKAQHGFAGLSALGWAGFMLMWVAQAIVFWRGMESIRKFIDFCGPAVYVVMFVLAIYLVTKAGWSHINFNLADGGLTLTGWAVVPVLLSSIALVVSYFSGPMLNYGDFARYGKSFGAIKRGNLLGLPLNFIVFSVLVVVTAAATRPVFGQLITDPVVTVSKLDSTTAVLIGALTFMIATVGINIVANFISPAFDFSNVNPQRISWRMGGMIAAVGSVLITPWNLYNNPETIHYTLDILGCFIGPLYGVLIADYYLIKKRRVVVDDLYTLDPKGRYHYSRGYNPVAIVSTLVGALVGVIIVFWASSGVAAYSWFICAGLGFVGHYVGTAIVKNSVPVDDLAAV is encoded by the coding sequence ATGACCGATACATCCACTCGCACAGCAACAACCGCTGAGGTCGCCGAGGTGCCGGCGCCGCACCACCCCACCGGTGGACACGCCGAGCCGAGTGAACTCGGTGGCCTGATCAAGCCCGGCTACGACCCCCGACTGACCAACGAGGATCTCGCACCGCTGAAACAGCAGACGTGGAAGTCCTATGCGTTCTTCGCGTTCTGGATGTCCGATGTGCACAGCGTCGGCGGATACGTCACGGCCGGCAGCCTGTTCGCGCTCGGCCTGGCCGCCTGGCAGGTACTCATCGCACTATTGGTCGGTATTGTGATCGTCTATTTCCTGTGCAATCTGGTGGCCAAACCGTCACACGCCACCGGTACTCCATATCCGGTGGCCTCGCGGATTCCGTTCGGAGTGCTCGGCGCGAACGTGCCGGCCATCATCCGCGGCCTCATTGCCGTTGCCTGGTACGGGATCCAGACCTATCTGGCGTCCAACTCGATCGTCTTGCTGGCTGTGAAGATATGGCCCGGTGTCGCCCCGTGGGCCGACAAGGCGCAGCACGGATTCGCCGGGCTCTCGGCCCTGGGGTGGGCCGGATTCATGTTGATGTGGGTGGCCCAGGCCATCGTGTTCTGGCGGGGCATGGAATCCATTCGCAAGTTCATCGACTTCTGTGGGCCGGCCGTGTATGTGGTCATGTTCGTCCTGGCCATCTACCTGGTGACCAAGGCCGGCTGGAGCCACATCAACTTCAACCTGGCCGACGGCGGTCTGACGCTGACCGGCTGGGCGGTTGTCCCGGTACTGCTCAGCTCCATCGCGCTGGTCGTCTCCTACTTCTCCGGTCCGATGCTCAACTACGGCGATTTCGCTCGCTACGGCAAGTCTTTCGGGGCGATCAAACGCGGCAACCTGCTCGGCCTGCCGCTGAACTTCATCGTCTTCTCGGTGCTGGTCGTGGTCACCGCGGCCGCCACCCGTCCGGTGTTCGGGCAGCTGATCACCGACCCGGTGGTCACCGTCTCCAAACTCGACTCCACCACCGCGGTGCTGATCGGGGCGCTGACCTTCATGATCGCCACCGTCGGAATCAACATCGTCGCCAACTTCATCTCGCCGGCGTTCGACTTCTCCAACGTCAACCCGCAGCGCATCTCCTGGCGGATGGGCGGGATGATCGCGGCCGTTGGTTCGGTGCTGATCACCCCGTGGAATCTCTACAACAACCCGGAGACGATCCATTACACGCTCGACATCCTCGGCTGCTTCATCGGTCCGCTGTACGGCGTCCTGATCGCCGACTACTACCTGATCAAGAAGCGTCGGGTGGTGGTCGACGACCTGTACACGCTGGATCCGAAGGGGCGCTACCACTACTCGCGCGGGTACAACCCGGTGGCCATCGTGTCCACCCTGGTCGGAGCGCTGGTCGGCGTGATCATCGTCTTCTGGGCCTCCTCCGGCGTGGCCGCCTACAGCTGGTTCATCTGTGCCGGGCTCGGCTTCGTCGGCCACTATGTCGGCACGGCGATCGTCAAGAACTCGGTCCCAGTCGACGATCTCGCGGCCGTGTGA